In one Neobacillus sp. CF12 genomic region, the following are encoded:
- a CDS encoding spore coat protein — protein MEMDYLDPQGAEHMPEMADSGIALEFLLSVKTGIHTYAIALTETSSLELREALYRQMELSIDLHTEISELMISKGWLYPNDVGKQVELDLKSAENALMIAGMNLFPNDTDRLGMFATPNK, from the coding sequence ATGGAAATGGATTATTTGGATCCCCAAGGGGCTGAACATATGCCAGAAATGGCAGATTCGGGCATTGCATTAGAGTTTCTTCTTTCAGTTAAAACGGGCATTCATACATATGCCATTGCGTTAACTGAAACATCGAGCCTGGAGTTAAGAGAGGCATTATACAGGCAAATGGAACTATCTATTGATTTACACACCGAGATATCTGAATTGATGATAAGCAAGGGCTGGTTATATCCGAACGATGTTGGCAAGCAAGTTGAGTTGGATCTTAAATCTGCCGAAAATGCTTTAATGATTGCCGGGATGAACTTATTCCCGAATGATACGGATAGACTTGGAATGTTTGCAACGCCTAATAAATAA
- a CDS encoding spore coat protein: MEKEILAYHETMETHEVLNLKTVCLLKSKLMQGLCFDNDLKALMEKDVQQSIAAINELKEFYKGARTNYIG; encoded by the coding sequence ATGGAGAAGGAAATCTTGGCTTATCATGAAACAATGGAAACACATGAGGTATTAAACCTGAAAACTGTATGCTTATTGAAATCAAAGCTTATGCAGGGGCTTTGCTTCGATAATGATTTAAAAGCACTAATGGAAAAAGATGTTCAACAATCAATCGCAGCGATAAATGAACTTAAAGAATTTTATAAAGGTGCAAGAACCAATTATATAGGGTGA
- a CDS encoding zinc-dependent alcohol dehydrogenase has protein sequence MKAVTYQGNKNVQVKEVKDPKIKNGDDIIVKITTSAICGSDLHLIHQMIPNLPTDYVIGHEPMGVVEEVGPEVTKLKKGDRVIIPFNVSCGHCWYCNHDITSQCDNSNPHGEMGGFFGYSETTGGYAGGQAEYMRVPYGNFTPFKIPENCEVEDEKLVLLADAASTAYWSVDHSGVKAGDTVIVLGCGPVGLLAQKFAWYKGAERVIAVDYLNYRLEHAKRTNKVETVNFEEHENVGEYLREITRGGADIVIDCSGMSGKMTPLEYLASGMKLHGGAMGGLVIASQAVRKAGTIQITGVYGGRYNGFPLGDIFQRNVDIKTGQAPVIPYMPFLYNLISEGKVDIGDVITHVLPLDQAKHGYEVFDTRTDNCIKVILKP, from the coding sequence ATGAAAGCTGTCACGTACCAGGGGAATAAAAATGTCCAGGTTAAAGAAGTAAAAGACCCAAAAATTAAAAATGGCGATGATATCATTGTAAAAATAACAACTTCTGCTATATGCGGATCCGATTTGCATTTGATTCATCAAATGATTCCCAATTTGCCAACTGATTACGTAATAGGCCATGAACCGATGGGGGTAGTCGAAGAAGTAGGACCCGAAGTAACAAAATTGAAAAAAGGGGATCGGGTAATTATTCCCTTTAATGTAAGCTGCGGGCATTGCTGGTACTGTAACCATGACATAACTAGCCAATGTGATAATTCAAACCCTCATGGTGAAATGGGCGGTTTCTTTGGATATTCAGAAACAACCGGTGGATATGCTGGCGGACAAGCTGAATATATGCGAGTTCCATATGGAAACTTTACACCCTTTAAAATACCGGAGAATTGCGAAGTAGAAGATGAAAAGTTAGTGTTACTTGCAGATGCAGCCTCAACAGCTTATTGGAGTGTAGATCACTCTGGTGTCAAAGCTGGTGATACTGTCATCGTTTTAGGATGTGGTCCAGTAGGTCTCCTTGCTCAAAAATTTGCCTGGTATAAAGGTGCTGAGCGAGTTATTGCTGTCGATTACCTCAATTACCGGCTTGAGCATGCGAAACGAACCAATAAAGTGGAGACTGTAAATTTTGAAGAACATGAAAACGTTGGCGAATATTTAAGAGAGATAACACGAGGCGGAGCAGATATCGTTATTGATTGTTCAGGTATGAGCGGCAAGATGACTCCTCTTGAATATCTTGCTTCCGGAATGAAGCTTCATGGCGGTGCGATGGGCGGGCTTGTCATTGCGTCACAGGCTGTACGGAAAGCTGGGACCATCCAAATTACCGGTGTTTATGGGGGACGTTACAATGGATTCCCGTTAGGAGACATCTTCCAAAGAAATGTTGACATTAAAACGGGTCAGGCCCCAGTTATTCCGTATATGCCTTTTCTTTATAATCTTATATCTGAAGGAAAGGTTGATATTGGTGATGTAATTACACATGTTCTTCCATTAGACCAGGCAAAGCATGGATACGAAGTTTTTGACACAAGGACCGATAATTGTATAAAAGTCATTCTAAAACCTTAA
- a CDS encoding DUF2750 domain-containing protein: MKLIKRFILNRPAEKRLAYFYGMVVTDEQVWLLRDKNGDLLLLEDDDGDYPFLLPVWPSRSFAEMEAVKIDESYEAFNIPLSNFLDDLLVDIENDGGATAIFPNENDTTIQKRDEIKEMIRNL; this comes from the coding sequence ATGAAATTAATTAAACGATTTATTTTAAACCGTCCTGCTGAAAAGCGACTTGCATATTTTTATGGTATGGTTGTAACGGATGAACAGGTATGGTTACTACGCGATAAAAATGGCGACTTATTACTTTTAGAAGATGATGATGGAGACTATCCCTTTTTACTACCTGTTTGGCCCAGTCGAAGCTTTGCTGAAATGGAGGCTGTCAAAATAGATGAGTCTTACGAAGCTTTCAACATACCTCTTTCAAATTTTTTAGACGATTTACTAGTTGATATTGAAAATGACGGTGGTGCTACAGCAATTTTCCCAAATGAAAACGATACAACCATTCAAAAACGTGATGAAATAAAGGAAATGATTCGCAATTTATAG
- a CDS encoding IS110 family transposase — translation MNPVIGLDVSKGESQVQAFLDKGKPYRKSFSINHDLEGLGNLLDFLQEVEKSAGGHQPSVVLESTGHYHIPVIQFLEEQKYVYIIVNPLISHRAKSSSLRKEKTDAIDAYHLCELYYKEELEPYKKRGVQLLNLRNLTRQQESIAEISAKTKLQLHSLIDQVFPEYRGVFGSLYLKVSLLTLLEFPTSKAVLSVSEKELTDKIASLCMSRSESWAKEKEQKLREAALRDPFQNNLYDSHIFNLEILVKIVLQYQEHLSNIADEIDALASKIEEYEILQSIPGIGEKIAATIISEIGEIDRFNGAKKLVAFAGIDPSVYSSGKFTASINRITKRGSCRLRHALYMAVQSGIRDARKKKTTDEIIPRNRRLREFYDKKREEGKPFRVAIIACVNKHKLLHWIYALLKSRSTFQDIA, via the coding sequence ATGAATCCAGTCATTGGTCTGGATGTATCAAAAGGGGAAAGTCAGGTACAAGCTTTTTTAGATAAAGGTAAGCCATACCGTAAGAGCTTTAGTATTAATCACGATCTTGAGGGTTTGGGGAATTTATTAGATTTCCTTCAAGAAGTTGAGAAATCAGCAGGTGGTCATCAACCTTCGGTCGTTTTAGAATCAACTGGGCACTATCATATTCCCGTTATTCAGTTTTTAGAGGAACAAAAATATGTTTATATTATCGTCAATCCTCTTATCTCACACAGAGCCAAGAGCTCAAGCCTAAGAAAGGAAAAAACAGATGCAATCGATGCTTATCACCTTTGTGAATTGTATTATAAAGAAGAATTAGAGCCTTACAAGAAGCGTGGAGTACAACTCTTAAACCTTCGTAATCTAACAAGACAACAAGAGAGTATTGCAGAAATATCAGCGAAAACAAAGTTACAGCTTCATTCTTTAATCGATCAGGTATTTCCAGAGTATCGAGGTGTATTTGGAAGCCTATATTTGAAAGTATCATTGCTTACTTTACTAGAGTTCCCTACTTCTAAGGCTGTATTAAGTGTGAGTGAAAAAGAGTTAACTGATAAGATAGCTTCGTTATGTATGAGTCGTTCGGAGTCATGGGCAAAGGAAAAGGAACAGAAATTAAGAGAAGCAGCCCTTCGTGATCCTTTTCAAAACAACCTCTACGATAGTCATATTTTTAACCTTGAAATCTTGGTTAAGATTGTTCTTCAATACCAAGAGCATCTATCCAATATTGCGGATGAAATAGATGCCCTCGCTAGTAAAATTGAAGAATATGAAATCCTCCAATCTATCCCTGGAATCGGAGAAAAAATCGCTGCAACGATTATTTCTGAAATTGGGGAGATAGATCGGTTTAATGGTGCCAAGAAGTTAGTTGCGTTCGCTGGAATAGATCCTAGTGTCTACTCTTCTGGAAAGTTTACTGCATCCATAAACCGAATTACCAAACGTGGTTCATGTAGACTTCGCCATGCCCTGTATATGGCTGTTCAAAGTGGAATTCGGGATGCCCGTAAAAAGAAAACAACCGATGAGATCATTCCACGCAATAGAAGACTACGAGAGTTTTACGACAAAAAACGAGAAGAAGGAAAACCCTTTAGAGTAGCAATCATTGCCTGTGTTAATAAGCATAAGCTCTTACATTGGATTTACGCCTTATTAAAAAGCAGATCTACTTTCCAAGATATAGCTTAA
- a CDS encoding spore coat protein, which yields MTNLMQNMAGMGGLTERAIASDFLISSKSAVRNLAFAITETATPELKSALREQLRNAVDTHAKITDFMTANGYYHPNNLGDQLNVRLQDAQTALNLKDQ from the coding sequence ATGACTAATCTCATGCAAAATATGGCTGGAATGGGAGGATTAACAGAACGGGCAATCGCCTCGGATTTTCTGATTTCATCTAAATCTGCAGTCAGAAATCTCGCATTTGCTATTACGGAAACAGCCACACCTGAACTGAAATCAGCTCTTCGCGAGCAATTAAGAAATGCAGTGGATACACATGCCAAGATAACAGATTTTATGACTGCTAATGGATATTATCACCCTAATAATTTAGGTGACCAATTAAATGTAAGACTGCAGGATGCACAAACAGCTTTAAACCTTAAAGATCAATAG